In the Haliaeetus albicilla chromosome 7, bHalAlb1.1, whole genome shotgun sequence genome, one interval contains:
- the FBXO48 gene encoding F-box only protein 48, with protein MAGERSAAGRAALLSAGRETGRGGGGGGGPADFVALLPPEVSSRIFSDLDIESLCHAAVTCKGWHLVIESDDRLWRHHCLSMRAVCQREIDCDRGNGYSWKITLLRNYWKSKVKQEWLSGKYSNIPSQNSLPEKSMYPMDADTWGEILEAELER; from the exons ATGGCGGGGGAGCGCTCCGCCGCCGGGAGGGCCGCGCTCCTCTCTGCCGGCCGGGAGAcggggcgaggaggaggaggaggaggaggcccgGCCGATTTCGTGGCTCTCCTCCCGCCGGAGGTCAGCTCTCGGATTTTCAGCGACCTGGACATCGAGAGCTTGTGTCACGCGGCCGTGACGTGCAAGGGCTGGCACCTCGTCATCGAGAGCGATGACCGCTTATGGCGACACCACTGTTTGAGCATGAGGGCCGTCTGCCAGCGGGAGATCGACTGCGATCGGGGAAATGGATATTCCTGGAAG ATCACATTACTGAGAAACTACTGGAAAAGCAAAGTGAAGCAAGAATGGCTGAGCGGGAAATACAGCAACATTCCTTCACAAAACAGCTTGCCAGAGAAAAGCATGTATCCAATGGATGCTGACACATGGGGAGAAATCCTGGAAGCAGAACTTGAGAGATGA